The following are encoded together in the Solenopsis invicta isolate M01_SB chromosome 14, UNIL_Sinv_3.0, whole genome shotgun sequence genome:
- the LOC105207658 gene encoding uncharacterized protein LOC105207658: protein MCEQTEINYLDGDVVWVKLGACWWPGQVIGLNNLPEDVQTEFQKKPLIAAVKFFQEDTYEFVKNYHQIYKYNCTLKDEFIKKGMDKYRTKSKDGSSYMDKFPGDVEMAEKLTGGDPDILHHDKFCPEEKPDISALFGEKKIPKKKREEGHRRSDGADFSKRITHPRFIRGESDHEVRIRQQPNSLPSTPTNTGSPVYRCHFCNFTSSRVNVIICHIKSHRSDDSSLPRSKVKTYSQSRGRNSETSTPKRKYVRKDKSSSSKKKTDSRSDSVKRKHSKQSEKSSKKKKSDPELREKLLADWDDESDEEANVDLNSLNSRLSDSPTKNRSSTDDSKDYDSEKNAETAETNEIIVETEKLLKETEQLSSIHMIRESLDSLHASKNIQFSFDKKSDFEKDTKTSSKSNETLNKSPKKDTSSSESESKHVSDKDDKKSRLACFDFDEDDLSEPSIPPVRKIPRVFGEKNLSLKKEIIKEFEMSQALKNEIKREAEKVSELGKNMELKADEIMEIIQGRDNRQEKDAKASEKLDENVQDKTKVKHSNKDKKEEKKPLQSDDNRQKSNTCETVEIVEILEVERGDGDIDYSLNAAKDIETKSKIDDIGHSSNAAKDIEMKSKTTLDVNKEVSIKKDEIDIKSNDEKLSQLEKPDSEDAIAESNDNALTKEADDTLSERFTTETEDETVSESAETVPEQSENSDIDNLDRNIESLSGIIKRGRGRPRKNASLPNKSTSANKTPKMKASRGNKRMRLSERIEIERKTSDSDTDRSYSGRRRKPNKKYLESDIYVQDIQDPDDYKAFRTDESQSESETKVSERVISKSRRGRRPKGANKRSNELVAQMDKQEIEVSDQLPTVAENNVNVSLIDVKNETSENKKETFSEEEKSEVKCDVLDKQVKSLNETATVTVDTDVSSKDVEMTLFQKSEAINKTKETKFDVDQTMKESEMEKKDLLKQDKNIKGLKDDENPTIVEQTEDTIDKVEIQDTLKTNVDMLPPKKSQIKKFELSQIDFFDADVQASKRVETEPESESQSEPKTQPQFECKIESEPTIGLKLEPQSESLKDVEEKINKKDEIKATVSKVTDKDNFFNTENKQRSSEHQKKIDQSDVKEQEMQLMEEVPQKTQDVDQPNLKLPETLSRTNDAKNIPKSPTKLLIEQQLTPKKSSMQTRYKGKFTPETGKGKKDKDLFPEERPANTFQEAFLKTLQIDKKKIIVENVEMASNKGGKKEKKRKAEEMESNVAVVSAQSKKIDDLNKDVGISENIQIAENVPIIDDIGNIEVVVEEKINIKDTKIGDNVLEIDSELGSSSSEFITSKPVLQSETLSVSENNAKSISSVIKLDEIPKVSIVTSSLSSDISVPVKKREMPRIIENVTLTEPVQILKTKLLDKPPQKGVKHKLEADAAKKNDQKSGPKAKIIKIETLPSNSKVKTSAKSSPHMTLTKKLQVLKTEETDALLEAQNKEQATSQTIITTPVTEKYIQQSAQSLADMTELDINSMPFVLSEDVLTPESIEQMPVVISSIIPASSSIPATLSFTPTTQIVSPTQQTQFTIANETIATETSPTKKKSGVPTILKTKSKAKPTVTSVKPLVPPLTGGVKGLKFQSAQPTGKTSTLLTQKGTTPGKYVVVQTAGGQQLRYSVQGKSGTPQKIAIPTGGKAAGNAQVIQQGGKVVILTSGQSCQTKVMPLNISKTLGGKVQRIVTSKAQLLCPISPQGSIIATKTILAPKADTVAAAGTSTTSKLATSGHKIINTQGIITSKGVLTPISGAIGKTALLGTLSQGTLSQGILTKDGIYTPISASALSGKTIIGSKTLVTKGATLLTSQAQNLSGTKAILTPVSQTITGKTILGTQAVVSNKGTILTPITGQQVKAIAAKSPVKGGKVQYQLQQKVQLPILQKSPKVPISATGSQTRVSAKSPSNSSLILQNASSPGVISQKSTTSHGKKIIKQNVVQPGTSIQGIASPSGTQQTLTMVQQVQSKGKVTVSPQKVIVPRTGGRQTKAQQKIVVQKVQEPLMSVVQSPQGKQTFVTTIATATTAVITTTATTPIATKTVAQKHASTKSSVKSQASNKAQRNLNVVMNSMNAITSNINVATATTTLSSLELTNVEKKVKTDLQKDSQKEQNKIEKIQTEKCDAEKVEEPKVAAQPQIMALPTESSDGTQTYVLVTIDEQGQIQPLDNNTLMSLEGTTQNPDGTRTLYIDPSSLGEAGTLDNIVLQFDNSVLPNIQTNVTEASQTAIVSESFPASEVIQTSNQDILAAALANTDFQQEINLPENQAGSVMTQTGLTQTSLINQTILQSTIIPPTEPISSPSVLETSLTLNQPIMTPLEVPSNLPIQSTDSTPTSVSTIPSSLELPITITNPSISYISATGETQIRIPGNSMPDIGEIIESPVTVASREIDHSEIPASTQYVVIPNLEDNIAVTETQNVQNAEITIAPSTSYTVTLPNSIVLENSQVQTTPSMPIIDDTYVDNSQLATTIVTEQTFVDVPVSEMLVSKVENAQSQDITVTSEMIISSHQIPVSPQKSIVSTNKNLNEEQPVTMQEVYSSQEIPNTSEELILQQSANEDTASSTMEVVLESENENKESATSMTGLSTIDETNVITSESNSQIKSERKTASESHEANATEKLKRLTVSEESSGKAKLADQQVAGTLNREERTVLSTESLNSSKDSAMELDEAVEPDLFAKSAVGKQSTEDCQRDEPSSQEESDRRRLRRSMELRFADEEGEAIAEASQETPSQSQYERFNVSVSSDSTDLPSQSASKLESSSGEATQSTAYELMETDEETIVAEPPSQSFEHTKINEASQSYEASAESNVNAPTQSFNEIVQSQERTSADEAIDDQSFPTQSYEVDKGESMTENLETDAEISQEGNIPSQSNDVGADGIGTSSVSTNNSGLNEDETASSSYVPETPENQERDQDQESAISTSSYEIPPCEELNIASSSVIPDTSVSAEHASIHDNGVPEIPTSSSYNLNPDITSTHHVDSVPTSSYEDQVIVEQNVSTSYEVPISMPGLEETCSQNFVTESGDHRRNEPSSYYPHHQEVTASYYESVDQDANSRLGEEEDPHEEHVTAGGYYEGNPQEVSQSYFAPTEETPNYSSHGISPSYYDPSRPESEASQSYYSTEDLDGKTEQSSSSPTIEASQSFYQERSSELRLRQQGEATPTYPEGYPVDYTLENSPIERHDLVESSVPATRPMDR from the exons ATGTGTGAGCAAACGGAAATCAACTATCTGGATGGAGATGTTGTTTGGGTTAAATTGGGAGCGTGCTGGTGGCCTGGTCAAGTCATCGGGCTGAATAATTTGCCAGAAGATGTGCAAACTGAATTTCAAAAGAAGCCATTAATAGCtgctgtaaaattttttcaggaAGACACTta tgaatttgtgaaaaattatcaTCAGATCTACAAATACAATTGTACCCTTAAagatgaatttattaaaaagggGATGg ATAAATACAGAACCAAAAGTAAAGATGGTAGTAGTTATATGGACAAATTCCCTGGTGATGTGGAGATGGCGGAAAAATTAACGGGAGGAGATCCTGACATATTGCACCATGATAAATTTTGTCCTGAAGAGAAACCAGATATCTCCGCTCTGTTCGGTGAGAAAAAAATTCCGAAGAAAAAGCGCGAAGAAGGACATAGGCGAAGTGATGGTGCGGATTTCTCGAAGAGGATTACACATCCACGCTTCATACGCGGCGAGAGTGATCACGAGGTCCGCATTCGTCAGCAACCCAATAGTTTACCGTCGACTCCGACTAATACAGGTTCTCCGGTGTATCGCTGTCATTTCTGTAATTTTACTTCCTCGCGCGTTAATGTCAtcatttgtcatataaaaagtCATCGATCTGATGACTCGTCGTTGCCGCGGTCGAAGGTGAAAACTTACTCGCAGTCACGTGGTAGAAATTCCGAAACAAGCACGCCAAAACGAAAATACGTGAGGAAAGATAAAAGTTCCTCGAGTAAAAAGAAGACCGATAGCAGGTCGGATTCTGTTAAACGGAAGCATTCGAAACAGAGCGaaaaatccagtaagaaaaagaaaagcgaTCCGGAATTGCGAGAGAAGCTGTTGGCTGATTGGGATGACGAGTCGGATGAAGAAGCAAATGTTGATCTAAATTCTCTAAATAGTAGGCTAAGCGATTCGCCCACAAAGAATAGGTCAAGCACCGATGATAGTAAGGACTATGATAGTGAGAAGAATGCTGAAACTGCAGAAACTAATGAAATTATAGTGGAAACAGAGAAACTGCTCAAGGAGACTGAGCAGTTATCCTCGATACACATGATACGGGAGTCATTGGATAGCTTGCACGCGTCAAAGAACATACAATTTAGTTTTGACAAGAAGTCTGATTTTGAGAAGGATACCAAGACTAGCAGTAAATCTAATGAAACGTTAAACAAATCACCAAAGAAGGATACTTCAAGTTCCGAAAGCGAGAGTAAACACGTTTCTGATAAAGATGACAAAAAATCACGACTGGCGTGTTTTGATTTCGATGAGGATGATTTGAGCGAGCCCTCCATACCACCTGTACGAAAAATTCCCCGAGTTTTCGGCGAGAAGAATTTatccttaaaaaaagaaattatcaaGGAATTCGAAATGAGTCAAGCCctgaaaaatgaaattaagaGGGAAGCCGAAAAAGTATCTGAATTAGGTAAAAATATGGAATTAAAAGCTGACGAAATAATGGAGATAATACAAGGTAGAGACAATCGACAGGAGAAAGATGCCAAAGCAAGTGAAAAGCTTGATGAGAATGTACAAgataaaacaaaagtaaaacactctaataaagataaaaaggaagagaagaaaCCTTTGCAATCCGATGATAATCGACAGAAATCTAATACCTGCGAGACGGTAGAGATTGTGGAAATACTTGAAGTTGAAAGAGGAGATGGTGACATTGACTATTCTTTGAATGCTGCAAAGGACATAGAAACAAAATCTAAGATTGATGACATAGGACATTCTTCGAACGCTGCAAAAGATATAGAAATGAAATCTAAGACTACGCTGGATGTAAATAAAGAAGTATCGATAAAGAAGGACGAAATAGATATCAAATCTAATGATGAAAAATTATCACAGTTGGAGAAACCTGATTCAGAGGACGCAATCGCGGAATCTAATGACAACGCTTTGACGAAAGAAGCTGACGACACTTTGTCGGAACGATTTACTACGGAAACAGAAGATGAAACCGTGTCCGAGTCTGCAGAGACTGTGCCTGAACAAAGTGAAAATTCAGATATTGATAACTTAGACCGAAATATTGAGAGTCTTTCGGGCATTATTAAAAGAGGAAGAGGGCGACCTCGTAAAAACGCGAGTTTGCCTAACAAGAGTACTAGTGCAAACAAAACTCCAAAGATGAAAGCTAGTAGAGGCAACAAGAGAATGCGCTTGAGTGAAAGGATCGAGATCGAACGAAAAACTTCGGATTCTGATACAGATCGTTCATATAGCGGCAGAAGACGTAAACCAAATAAGAAATACTTGGAATCCGACATTTACGTTCAAGATATTCAAGATCCTGATGATTACAAAGCGTTTAGGACGGACGAGAGTCAGTCAGAAAGTGAAACTAAAGTTTCTGAAAGAGTCATAAGCAAATCTAGAAGAGGCAGGCGTCCTAAGGGAGCTAACAAGAGAAGCAACGAACTCGTCGCTCAAATGGATAAGCAAGAAATAGAAGTATCCGATCAACTACCAACTGTTGCTGAAAATAATGTTAACGTCTCGTTGATAGatgtaaaaaatgaaacatcTGAGAATAAAAAAGAGACCTTTtcagaagaagaaaaatctgaGGTCAAATGCGATGTACTTGATAAACAAGTAAAATCTTTAAACGAAACAGCTACTGTAACAGTCGACACAGACGTATCTTCGAAAGATGTAGAAATGACGTTATTTCAGAAATCAGAAGCTATAAATAAAACGAAGGAGACAAAATTTGATGTAGATCAAACTATGAAGGAATCTGAAATGgagaaaaaagatttattgaagcaagataaaaatattaaaggtcTTAAGGATGATGAAAATCCAACGATCGTGGAGCAAACTGAAGATACTATCGATAAGGTTGAAATACAAGATACTCTGAAAACCAACGTGGATATGTTGCCGCCAAAAAagtctcaaataaaaaaatttgaattgtctcaaatagatttttttgacgCAGATGTTCAAGCTAGTAAAAGGGTGGAAACTGAGCCTGAATCTGAATCTCAGTCCGAGCCTAAGACCCAGCCTCAGTTTGAATGTAAAATTGAATCTGAACCTACAATTGGACTTAAACTTGAACCTCAATCTGAATCTCTGAAGGATGTtgaagaaaagataaataaaaaagatgagaTAAAGGCGACTGTAAGTAAGGTAACGGAcaaagacaatttttttaatactgagAACAAACAGCGCAGTTCTGAACATCAAAAAAAGATAGATCAATCAGATGTAAAAGAACAAGAGATGCAGTTGATGGAAGAAGTACCGCAAAAAACGCAGGATGTTGATCAGCCTAATTTGAAGTTGCCAGAAACGTTATCCAGAACAAATGACGCGAAAAATATACCCAAAAGTCCAACGAAATTGTTGATCGAGCAACAATTGACGCCCAAGAAATCTTCAATGCAAACGAGATACAAGGGTAAATTTACTCCAGAAACaggtaaaggaaaaaaagataaagatttatttccAGAAGAAAGACCAGCCAATACATTTCAGGAGGCTTTTCTGAAGACGTTACAAATAGATAAGAAGAAGATTATAGTTGAAAATGTTGAGATGGCATCCAACAAAGGAGGAAAaaaggagaagaaaagaaaagctGAAGAGATGGAATCAAATGTCGCTGTTGTATCTgcacaaagtaaaaaaattgatgatttGAATAAAGATGTGGGGATTTCCGAAAATATCCAAATAGCTGAAAACGTACCAATTATAGATGATATTGGAAATATTGAAGTTGTTGTCGAAGAAAAGATCAACATCAAAGATACTAAGATTGGAGATAATGTCCTCGAAATTGATAGTGAGCTTGGGTCATCATCCAGTGAATTTATTACATCTAAACCAGTACTTCAGTCAGAAACACTTTCTGTTTCCGAAAATAACGCTAAGAGTATCTCCAGTGTCATAAAATTGGATGAAATCCCGAAAGTGTCCATAGTCACATCATCTTTATCGTCTGACATCAGCGTACCGGTGAAAAAACGTGAGATGCCGCGAATAATAGAGAATGTAACGTTGACTGAACCGGTGCAAATTCTCAAGACAAAGTTACTCGATAAACCACCGCAAAAAGGTGTGAAGCACAAGTTGGAAGCAGATGCTGCAAAAAAGAATGATCAAAAGAGCGGTCCGAAAgcaaagataattaaaatagaaactCTGCCATCGAACAGCAAGGTGAAAACTAGTGCAAAATCCAGCCCACACATGACTCTGACTAAAAAACTTCAGGTATTAAAAACAGAGGAGACTGATGCGCTTTTGGAAGCACAAAACAAAGAACAAGCTACGTCGCAGACTATTATTACCACACCAGTAACAGAGAAATACATACAGCAGAGTGCTCAAAGTCTCGCGGATATGACGGAACTGGACATTAACTCGATGCCATTTGTCCTCAGTGAGGACGTGCTGACGCCAGAGAGCATTGAACAGATGCCTGTTGTTATATCTTCCATTATACCAGCTTCCAGTTCGATTCCAGCCACGCTCTCCTTTACTCCAACCACGCAGATAGTGTCACCCACTCAGCAAACTCAGTTTACGATCGCGAACGAGACCATTGCAACAGAAACATCGCCGACGAAGAAAAAGAGCGGCGTGCCAACGATATTGAAGACCAAAAGTAAAGCGAAACCAACCGTTACGAGTGTTAAACCGTTGGTACCGCCACTCACCGGTGGCGTAAAAGGCTTGAAATTTCAAAGCGCTCAACCGACCGGTAAAACGTCAACTCTTTTGACACAGAAAGGTACCACTCCAGGAAAATATGTCGTCGTGCAGACCGCGGGTGGCCAACAACTGCGTTACAGTGTTCAGGGAAAATCTGGCACTCCACAAAAAATAGCTATTCCAACTGGCGGCAAGGCGGCAGGCAACGCACAAGTAATTCAACAAGGTGGTAAAGTTGTTATATTAACGTCGGGACAATCATGCCAGACCAAGGTAATGCCGCTGAACATTTCCAAGACTTTGGGCGGCAAAGTACAAAGAATCGTCACGAGCAAGGCTCAGCTGTTGTGTCCGATCAGTCCACAAGGTAGTATAATCGCCACTAAGACTATTCTCGCGCCAAAAGCTGATACCGTCGCTGCTGCTGGTACATCCACTACATCCAAATTGGCTACTAGTGGTCACAAAATTATCAATACACAGGGCATAATTACGTCTAAGGGTGTGCTTACTCCGATTTCAGGTGCTATCGGTAAAACAGCGTTATTGGGTACATTGTCTCAGGGAACATTGTCTCAGGGAATTCTCACCAAAGATGGCATTTACACTCCGATCAGCGCTTCAGCTTTGAGTGGGAAGACCATTATCGGCTCGAAGACTTTGGTTACGAAAGGCGCGACTCTTTTGACTTCTCAAGCTCAAAATCTAAGTGGCACGAAAGCGATCTTGACACCAGTGTCTCAAACTATCACCGGCAAGACGATATTGGGCACGCAAGCTGTCGTCAGTAACAAAGGTACCATCCTGACGCCGATAACAGGACAGCAGGTTAAAGCCATTGCTGCCAAAAGTCCGGTTAAAGGCGGCAAAGTGCAATATCAGCTCCAGCAAAAGGTACAACTGCCGATATTGCAAAAGTCTCCGAAGGTACCGATATCGGCAACAGGCTCGCAAACACGGGTCTCTGCGAAATCACCATCGAATAGTTCGTTGATTCTGCAAAATGCCTCTAGCCCCGGTGTGATATCTCAAAAAAGCACAACGTCACATGGCAAAAAGATTATTAAGCAAAACGTGGTACAACCAGGCACCTCCATTCAAGGCATCGCTTCACCGAGCGGTACGCAACAAACGCTGACAATGGTACAGCAAGTGCAATCGAAAGGCAAAGTCACCGTTTCACCGCAAAAAGTCATTGTTCCTCGAACTGGCGGCCGCCAGACGAAAGCTCAGCAAAAGATCGTCGTCCAGAAAGTACAAGAGCCACTTATGTCGGTGGTACAGAGTCCTCAAGGAAAACAGACGTTTGTCACGACTATCGCAACCGCCACCACCGCTGTTATCACTACGACCGCCACTACACCGATTGCCACCAAGACAGTCGCCCAGAAACATGCAAGTACCAAATCCTCTGTAAAATCTCAGGCCTCTAATAAGGCGCAAAGAAATCTCAACGTCGTCATGAATTCAATGAATGCCATCACGTCGAACATAAATGTTGCCACGGCCACTACTACTTTATCTTCGCTAGAATTGACCAACGTGGAGAAGAAGGTAAAAACAGATCTTCAGAAGGATTCtcaaaaagaacaaaataaaattgagaaaatccAAACTGAAAAATGTGACGCAGAAAAGGTAGAAGAGCCGAAGGTGGCCGCGCAGCCTCAGATCATGGCTCTACCAACAGAAAGCAGCGACGGTACGCAAACCTACGTGTTAGTGACGATAGATGAACAAGGACAAATACAGCCGCTTGATAATAATACCCTTATGTCGTTGGAAGGAACCACGCAAAATCCAGACGGCACGAGAACCTTGTATATAGATCCCAGTTCTCTGGGAGAGGCTGGAACCCTAGACAACATCGTTCTTCAGTTTGACAACAGTGTTTTGCCGAATATTCAAACCAACGTAACAGAGGCTAGTCAAACGGCGATCGTGAGTGAGAGTTTTCCCGCGTCAGAGGTGATACAAACGTCCAATCAGGACATTCTCGCAGCTGCTCTCGCCAACACGGACTTTCAGCAGGAGATCAATTTGCCGGAGAATCAGGCGGGTAGCGTCATGACCCAGACCGGTCTGACTCAGACGAGTCTCATTAATCAAACCATATTACAGTCGACCATTATACCACCTACAGAACCGATATCTTCGCCCTCGGTGCTGGAGACTTCATTGACTCTGAATCAACCGATCATGACGCCGCTCGAAGTACCGAGCAATCTACCGATTCAGTCGACGGACTCGACTCCCACATCGGTCTCCACTATTCCATCCTCCCTCGAACTACCGATCACCATTACAAATCCCAGCATCTCCTATATATCCGCCACAGGAGAGACGCAGATCCGAATTCCTGGCAACTCGATGCCAGACATCGGCGAGATCATAGAAAGTCCAGTGACAGTAGCGAGCAGAGAGATAGATCACTCGGAGATTCCTGCGAGTACTCAATACGTGGTCATTCCGAATCTAGAGGACAATATCGCAGTCACAGAGACGCAGAACGTGCAGAACGCCGAGATCACGATCGCACCGTCAACCTCGTACACGGTCACTTTGCCGAACAGCATAGTCCTGGAGAACTCGCAGGTACAAACTACTCCGTCGATGCCGATTATTGACGACACGTATGTTGACAATTCGCAATTAGCGACAACGATCGTCACTGAGCAGACGTTCGTAGACGTACCGGTGTCGGAGATGCTCGTTTCCAAGGTAGAGAACGCGCAATCGCAGGATATTACGGTAACATCGGAAATGATTATTTCCTCGCATCAGATTCCGGTCTCTCCGCAAAAATCGATTGTGTCGACcaacaaaaatttgaatgagGAGCAGCCTGTGACGATGCAGGAGGTTTACTCTTCTCAGGAAATTCCTAACACGTCCGAAGAACTGATTTTGCAACAATCGGCTAATGAAGATACAGCCTCGAGCACAATGGAAGTTGTACTGGAATCGGAAAATGAAAACAAAGAGAGCGCGACTTCGATGACCGGTTTATCGACAATAGATGAAACCAATGTGATCACGTCCGAATCTAATTCGCAGATAAAATCCGAACGTAAAACCGCGAGCGAATCGCACGAGGCGAACGCGACAGAAAAGTTGAAACGGCTAACGGTTTCAGAAGAATCTAGCGGTAAAGCTAAGTTAGCAGACCAACAGGTAGCGGGCACATTGAACCGAGAGGAACGAACAGTTTTATCAACGGAGTCATTGAATTCCTCGAAGGACTCTGCTATGGAGTTGGACGAAGCGGTCGAACCGGATCTGTTTGCCAAAAGCGCGGTTGGCAAGCAAAGTACGGAAGATTGTCAAAGGGACGAGCCATCGTCGCAGGAGGAGTCTGACAGACGTCGTCTGCGCCGTAGCATGGAGCTGCGTTTCGCAGATGAAGAGGGCGAGGCAATCGCGGAAGCTAGTCAAGAAACGCCTTCGCAATCTCAATACGAGCGATTTAACGTGTCCGTCAGCAGCGACTCCACGGATCTACCTAGTCAATCCGCCTCCAAGTTAGAAAGCTCGTCGGGCGAGGCCACGCAGTCGACGGCGTACGAGCTAATGGAGACGGACGAGGAAACTATCGTGGCGGAACCACCATCTCAGTCTTTTGAGCATACAAAGATCAACGAGGCATCCCAGTCATACGAAGCTTCGGCGGAATCCAATGTGAACGCGCCGACACAATCCTTCAATGAGATTGTACAAAGTCAGGAGCGAACCAGCGCCGATGAGGCGATCGACGATCAGAGCTTCCCTACACAAAGCTATGAGGTCGACAAGGGTGAGAGCATGACGGAGAATCTGGAAACCGATGCAGAAATTAGTCAGGAAGGTAACATACCATCACAGTCTAACGACGTCGGTGCTGATGGCATAGGTACGTCATCCGTATCGACAAATAATTCCGGATTGAATGAGGACGAAACGGCGAGCTCGTCCTACGTGCCAGAGACACCCGAAAACCAAGAGCGCGACCAGGATCAGGAGAGTGCGATAAGCACGTCGTCGTACGAAATACCGCCATGCGAAGAGCTTAACATCGCCTCATCCAGCGTGATACCGGACACGTCAGTCAGTGCGGAACATGCTAGCATTCATGACAACGGCGTCCCGGAGATCCCGACTTCTTCATCGTACAATCTCAATCCTGACATTACGTCGACCCATCACGTGGATTCTGTGCCTACTTCCAGCTACGAGGACCAAGTGATAGTCGAACAGAACGTATCGACATCGTACGAGGTGCCAATCTCAATGCCCGGCCTGGAGGAGACCTGCTCGCAAAACTTTGTTACAGAGAGCGGCGATCATCGTCGGAACGAACCATCCAGCTACTACCCTCATCATCAGGAAGTGACAGCGAGTTACTACGAGTCCGTAGATCAGGATGCGAACTCTCGACTGGGGGAAGAGGAAGATCCACATGAAGAACACGTGACAGCCGGCGGCTACTACGAGGGCAATCCTCAGGAGGTGAGTCAGAGTTATTTCGCCCCGACTGAAGAGACGCCCAACTACAGCAGTCACGGCATCTCGCCCAGCTATTACGACCCCAGCAGACCTGAGAGCGAGGCGAGTCAGAGCTACTATTCCACGGAAGATCTGGACGGCAAGACAGAGCAGTCGTCTTCATCGCCGACCATCGAGGCGTCGCAGAGCTTTTATCAGGAGAGATCGAGCGAACTGAGACTGAGGCAGCAAGGTGAAGCCACGCCGACGTATCCCGAGGGATACCCGGTGGACTACACTTTAGAAAACTCACCGATCGAGAGGCATGATCTTGTGGAGAGCTCGGTACCAGCCACTCGGCCTATGGACAGGTAA